A genome region from Coffea arabica cultivar ET-39 chromosome 7e, Coffea Arabica ET-39 HiFi, whole genome shotgun sequence includes the following:
- the LOC113718552 gene encoding uncharacterized protein — protein sequence MRTMQRRASSAIIITIAQSQEAAASLGTTAPASCTTLASFLSAVANPIPQLAFYSASSSKIRSSSGKALKFQSGLRNDFSNINSLDDALSLYKQMVRMRPLPSVIDFTQLLDRIVKMNKHYCSVIHLFRDMCVKGIPVNEYTLNVVINCYCLVGRVDLGFSILGGFFKRGLVPDVVSFSTLLKGLFREHKVPQAQELFKKIIYNKVCEPNEVMFGIVIDGLCKVGNTQTAIDFLRSMEKGRRSCKPDTVVYNTIIDSLCKDKMVDEALALFREMIEKSLPADVVSYNCLIQGLCSLSRWKEVKELFSEMKDYKIVPNVFTFNIVVDALCKEGQAEDAEEVVSIMIQQGQTPNLVTYNSLMDGYCLHCRIDEAGRIFNTMVTSGLTPDLHSYAILINAYFKNKEVEEAMNLFRELQHKGLTPNIVVYNTVLQGLFSAGRYLSAREVFDEMQAAGLNPNFFTYCIMLDGLCKTGNVDEALQLFHSMEVDGVDLHVQMYGIILNGLCKSRRLDSARDLFNSLCLKGLDPDVRTYTIMIAGLLSEGLLIEAKELVEKMEEKGCLADGATYNVILQGLLKGGHYDDAMVCYEEMVHRGFSLDASTFSILLDSSAKNQNNPSLPMLMLKIDPDSKKFMDGGQRGPSH from the coding sequence ATGAGGACGATGCAGAGAAGAGCTTCTTCCGCCATAATTATTACCATTGCTCAGTCTCAGGAAGCAGCGGCTTCATTAGGAACTACTGCTCCTGCTAGTTGTACTACTCTTGCTTCATTTCTCTCTGCAGTCGCAAACCCTATACCCCAATTAGCTTTTTACTCTGCTAGTAGTAGTAAAATTAGGTCGTCTTCTGGAAAAGCTCTAAAATTTCAATCTGGTTTGAGGAATGATTTTAGTAATATCAACAGTCTTGATGATGCTTTGAGCTTGTACAAGCAGATGGTCCGAATGAGGCCTCTGCCTTCTGTTATTGATTTCACTCAACTGCTGGACCGTATTGTTAAGATGAATAAGCACTATTGTTCCGTTATTCACCTGTTTAGGGACATGTGCGTCAAGGGCATTCCAGTTAATGAGTACACTCTCAATGTTGTGATTAATTGTTACTGCCTCGTGGGTCGAGTGGATTTGGGGTTTTCCATATTGGGTGGCTTCTTCAAACGTGGTCTTGTGCCAGATGTAGTCAGCTTTAGCACTTTACTTAAGGGACTTTTTCGAGAGCATAAGGTTCCTCAGGCACAAgaattgttcaaaaaaataatatacaacAAAGTTTGCGAGCCCAATGAAGTTATGTTTGGAATTGTAATAGATGGCTTGTGTAAGGTGGGAAACACTCAAACTGCCATCGACTTCCTCAGATCAATGGAAAAAGGACGAAGATCTTGTAAACCTGATACAGTTGTGTACAACACTATCATTGACAGCTTGTGCAAGGATAAAATGGTTGATGAAGCTCTTGCACTCTTCCGGGAGATGATTGAAAAGAGCTTACCTGCGGATGTTGTCAGTTATAATTGTTTGATTCAGGGTCTCTGCAGCTTAAGCAGATGGAAGGAGGTTAAAGAGCTCTTCTCTGAGATGAAGGATTATAAAATTGTTCCGAATGTCTTTACTTTTAATATAGTGGTGGATGCACTGTGCAAGGAAGGACAGGCAGAAGATGCTGAAGAGGTAGTCAGCATCATGATTCAGCAAGGTCAGACTCCCAATCTGGTCACATACAATTCCTTAATGGATGGATACTGTTTACATTGCCGAATAGATGAAGCAGGGAGAATCTTTAATACCATGGTTACTAGTGGCCTTACTCCTGATCTCCATAGCTATGCTATTCTGATAAATGCCTATTTCAAGAACAAGGAAGTGGAAGAAGCCATGAATCTCTTTCGAGAACTTCAACACAAAGGTTTAACACCTAATATTGTTGTTTATAACACTGTCCTGCAGGGGTTATTTAGTGCAGGAAGGTATCTCAGTGCAAGAGAAGTTTTTGATGAGATGCAAGCTGCTGGCCTAAATCCTAATTTTTTCACTTACTGCATCATGTTGGATGGGTTGTGCAAGACTGGAAATGTCGATGAAGCTTTGCAGTTATTCCATTCAATGGAAGTTGATGGAGTAGATCTTCATGTACAAATGTACGGTATCATCCTTAATGGGTTGTGCAAAAGTAGAAGGCTCGATAGTGCTCGAGATCTTTTCAACAGTCTCTGCCTTAAAGGATTGGATCCTGATGTCAGAACATACACCATCATGATTGCTGGCTTGCTTTCAGAAGGTCTGCTCATCGAAGCCAAAGAGCTTGTTGAAAAAATGGAAGAGAAGGGTTGCTTGGCAGATGGTGCTACATACAATGTTATTCTGCAAGGACTCCTCAAGGGAGGTCATTATGACGATGCAATGGTCTGTTATGAAGAAATGGTTCATAGAGGATTCTCACTGGATGCATCTACTTTTTCCATTTTACTTGATTCATCTGCTAAAAATCAGAACAATCCTTCATTACCAATGTTGATGCTGAAGATTGATCCCGATAGCAAGAAGTTCATGGATGGAGGACAAAGAGGACCTTCACATTAG